The Thalassotalea sp. LPB0316 nucleotide sequence GATATTTGCGTCGTCTTCACTGGGGGATTCCTCACTGAAGCAGCTATTTAAAGAGGCCAGTGCTACCGGCGCTATTGTGTTGTTTCGGGGAATTCCTGAAGGAAAGACCTTGGGGGCGGCTATCCGTGATTGGCATACGCTGATGAAGGGGCTTGATCCTGTTCCTCAGGTTCGAATAGATCCGAGAGCCTTTGTGCACTGGCGGGTGACTAGCGTGCCTGCCATTTTCCGCATAGAAGATGACAAGGTGACTGCAAGTGCACTAGGGGTTTACAGCAAGGGCTGGTTGCAGCGTCAAATTGAAACAGGCAATACCGGTTCATTGGGTCAACGCGGTCCTATTCATTCGATTTTAGAACCGGATTTGATGCAAGTAGCGATGCAGCGTTTACAGTCGATTGATCTGGGCGCATTAAAGAAAAAAGCCATTGAGCGTTTCTGGTCTCGCCAAACTTTCACTGACTTACCCAAAGCCACGCAGTATCGGATAAGAATGGTTGATCCAACCATCGTCATGCAGCGGCCACTATTGGATGCCAATGGCCGAACATTGATCCCAGCAGGAACGCGTATTAACCCGCTAAAAGCCTTGCCGTTTACTCAGCAGCTTGTGGTGTTTAATGCGTCGAACGCTGAAGAAGTGGACGCAGTTGCGCATTGGCTTGAGACGCAAGATAGGACACTGCGCCGCATTACGCTTATCACCACGCAGCTCGACCGTGCCCAAGGCTGGAATCGCCTCAATGCGCTCGAAAAGACATTGGACAGTCCGGTTTACCTTCTCAATGCCTCGCTAAAGCAGCGCTTTGATTTGCAAGTCACCCCATCGTTTGTTCAAGCAAAGGGGCTCGCGTTTGAAATAGAAGAAATTCCAGTAAAGGAGCTTGTTCATGAAAAAGCTCAATAATACGTATAGTCTGATACGGACTCTCGTTGTCATGCTTGTCCTGGGCGCATCTATTCCTGCAAAAGCCGAATTGACCTGCCCAGACGCGGGGTTATTGTCCGGCAAGTTGCTGACGGATGTTTGCTGGTCATGCATTTTTCCTATCCGGGTTGCAGGTCTTCCACTTGGCTCTGGCAGTGTCCCAAGCG carries:
- a CDS encoding TrbC family F-type conjugative pilus assembly protein, coding for MQRLCLLFLLVAPLSWVQVSWAQEPFPLSDEDKKIVEMNRSILQSAVDGSSEFIEPFSPIEQPASLKHNDEWLIFASSSLGDSSLKQLFKEASATGAIVLFRGIPEGKTLGAAIRDWHTLMKGLDPVPQVRIDPRAFVHWRVTSVPAIFRIEDDKVTASALGVYSKGWLQRQIETGNTGSLGQRGPIHSILEPDLMQVAMQRLQSIDLGALKKKAIERFWSRQTFTDLPKATQYRIRMVDPTIVMQRPLLDANGRTLIPAGTRINPLKALPFTQQLVVFNASNAEEVDAVAHWLETQDRTLRRITLITTQLDRAQGWNRLNALEKTLDSPVYLLNASLKQRFDLQVTPSFVQAKGLAFEIEEIPVKELVHEKAQ